The Styela clava chromosome 10, kaStyClav1.hap1.2, whole genome shotgun sequence genome window below encodes:
- the LOC120337804 gene encoding pre-mRNA-splicing factor CWC25 homolog: MTAENNLKWMYEGKKSSIDHEQYLLGKKITSIADDAEDKGDFIVKQQSSISTGNVSVLEKLDYESKVREDPLFQIRKNDYEHRKELMSNPLKKKRIQNMLKNALERDLGKRLLKSRTSSTSCSSSASDSSETDSSSDSDMELDKKISSRSLKNEKLRIALKRQLESDLEGKKSKRYDSDNEKKSRKNYENSPNHSGEKYNNLKTRRKRSSSDELKKSELRSRKNKHRERKEDMRHKSPGKGSPESVRKPGYGLMFVKDGERSSGSKPKRRRERRTPTPEPEKQKYVRKQKSGFSRKLTQEELERKRKEMMSNATWRDDQRKHNIKKYAQEEKRERDQEEKVHEMKRKAEKKGGKAKDFLHEMKLHSASVGSLEDTVRRKKHTLARKL, encoded by the exons ATGACTgcagaaaacaatttaaaatggaTGTATGAAGGAAAAAAGTCATCAATTgatcatgaacaatatttgctgggaaaaaaaattacttcTATCGCAGATGATGCAGAAGACAAGGGAGACTTCATTGTCAAACAACAATCATCTATTTCTACAGGCAATGTTTCAGTTTTAGAAAAACTTGATTATGAAAGCAAAGTACGAGAAGATCCTCTCTTTCAAATAAGAAAAAATGACTATGAGCATCGTAAAGAACTCATGAGTAACCCACTCAAGAAAAAAAGAATTCAGAATATGTTAAAAAATGCTCTTGAGCGTGATTTAGGAAAAAGATTATTGAAAAGCAGGACATCTTCAACCTCCTGTTCTTCTTCAGCATCTGATTCATCAGAAACAGACTCATCAAGTGACAGCGACATGGAActcgataaaaaaatttcaagcag GTCATTGAAGAATGAAAAACTTCGAATAGCTTTAAAGAGACAATTGGAAAGTGATTTGGAGGGGAAAAAATCTAAGAGGTACGACTCcgataatgaaaaaaaatcacgtaaaaattatgaaaactcTCCGAATCACAGCGGTGAAAAGTACAATAACTTGAAAACAAGAAGGAAACGATCAAGCAGTGACGAGTTGAAAAAATCAGAATTGAGAAGCAGAAAGAATAAGCACCGGGAACGGAAAGAAGATATGAGGCATAAATCTCCTGGAAAAGGCTCTCCGGAAAGTGTGAGAAAACCTGGATATGGTCTGATGTTTGTAAAAGACGGAGAACGATCAAGTGGTTCAAAACCAAAAAGGAGGAGAGAACGACGAACACCAACTCCTGAACCAGAAAAACAGAAATATGTACGCAAACAGAAATCTGGGTTTTCACGAAAGTTAACACAAGAAGAACTAGAAAGAAAGAGGAAAGAAATGATGAGTAATGCAACTTGGAGGGATGATCAAAGAAAACATAATATTAAGAAGTATGCACAGGAGGAGAAGAGGGAAAGAGATCAAGAAGAGAAGGTACATGAAATGAAAAGAAAAGCAGAGAAGAAAGGAGGAAAAGCAAAAGATTTTTTGCATGAAATGAAATTACACAGTGCATCGGTGGGTTCATTAGAAGATACAGTTCGTAGGAAAAAACATACACTCGCTCGTAAGCTATGA